The Thermanaerovibrio acidaminovorans DSM 6589 genome contains a region encoding:
- a CDS encoding sensor domain-containing diguanylate cyclase/phosphohydrolase, which translates to MDALNLMLGFEDYVFVMDSSGKVVMSSPKAWGLLKGKQNIRDVIPAGYWARLRTLMGSPKGPYPPMDIPLISGPVEIPTEGLLGRTSDGGRDLFVLTCRDISRVRAAEETLEKSEERYHTIFDHSPLGIVHINHDGIITDMNEHFLQIMGTTRERLIGLNVIDHMQDPWMKKAIMQALSGTTGTYEGRYTPFSGNRTCWIKAQFRPMTSRKGTFLGVVGVVEDISERREAEEQIRFLNMHDPLTGLLNRRCFDEELKRLDTPEHLPLCLIMGDVNGLKLANDAFGHPEGDLLLNTIAKILRESGRPGDLIFRWGGDEFILLLPRTGVERAVDRVNRIHHMCQSWKGQGLVRPSISLGFGVKEHPDEDWRDAMLKTAEDQMYKMKMREGRRARLRILAHLEDRLHRAFGGDMGRHVDRLLKLCPLVEEALCLGEEDRKNLKLLCSYHDIGIISSKELMDMPSPMDHDAIALDQDHPITGYRIAKSIPELLPAADLILAHHERWDGTGYPQHLKGTDIPLVVRAFQLLDRFEGLTGDPSCPLDTVEALSMLSMEAGREYDPNLVKALKEHLLKLDQERLQV; encoded by the coding sequence TTGGATGCACTGAACCTTATGCTGGGGTTCGAGGACTACGTGTTCGTCATGGACTCGAGCGGCAAGGTGGTCATGTCGTCCCCCAAGGCCTGGGGGCTCCTCAAGGGCAAGCAAAACATAAGGGACGTGATACCCGCGGGCTACTGGGCGCGGCTCAGGACCCTTATGGGCTCCCCCAAGGGCCCCTACCCTCCCATGGACATCCCCCTCATATCCGGCCCGGTGGAGATCCCCACCGAGGGTCTCCTGGGTCGCACCTCCGACGGGGGAAGGGACCTCTTCGTGCTCACCTGCCGGGACATAAGCCGGGTTAGGGCGGCGGAGGAGACGCTGGAGAAGAGCGAGGAGCGGTATCACACCATCTTCGACCACTCCCCCCTGGGGATAGTGCACATAAACCACGACGGGATCATCACCGACATGAACGAGCACTTCCTGCAGATAATGGGCACCACCCGAGAGAGGCTCATTGGGCTCAACGTGATAGACCACATGCAGGACCCGTGGATGAAGAAGGCCATAATGCAGGCCCTATCGGGCACCACCGGCACCTATGAGGGGCGCTACACCCCCTTCTCGGGCAACAGGACCTGCTGGATAAAGGCCCAGTTCCGCCCCATGACCTCCAGGAAGGGCACGTTCCTGGGGGTGGTGGGGGTGGTGGAGGACATATCCGAGCGCCGGGAGGCGGAGGAGCAGATCCGGTTCCTCAACATGCACGATCCCCTCACCGGGCTCCTGAACCGCCGGTGCTTCGACGAGGAGCTGAAGCGGCTGGACACCCCGGAGCACCTGCCCCTGTGCCTCATCATGGGGGACGTGAACGGTCTCAAGCTGGCCAACGACGCCTTCGGCCACCCGGAGGGGGACCTGCTGCTCAACACCATAGCCAAGATCCTCCGGGAGAGCGGGCGCCCCGGGGACCTCATCTTCCGCTGGGGAGGGGACGAGTTCATCCTCCTGCTCCCCCGGACCGGGGTGGAGAGGGCGGTGGACCGGGTCAACCGGATCCACCACATGTGCCAGTCCTGGAAGGGACAGGGGCTGGTGCGGCCCAGCATATCCCTTGGCTTCGGCGTGAAGGAGCACCCGGACGAGGACTGGCGGGATGCCATGCTCAAGACGGCGGAGGACCAGATGTACAAGATGAAGATGCGGGAGGGCCGCCGGGCCCGGCTCCGCATCCTGGCCCACCTGGAGGACCGGCTCCACCGGGCCTTCGGGGGCGACATGGGGCGCCACGTGGACAGGCTCCTCAAGCTATGCCCCCTGGTGGAGGAGGCCCTGTGCCTCGGGGAGGAGGACCGGAAGAACCTGAAGCTCCTCTGCTCCTACCACGACATAGGGATCATCTCCTCCAAGGAGCTGATGGACATGCCGTCCCCCATGGACCACGACGCCATCGCCCTGGACCAGGACCACCCCATAACGGGCTACCGGATCGCCAAGAGCATCCCGGAGCTGCTCCCCGCGGCGGACCTGATCCTGGCCCACCACGAGCGCTGGGACGGCACCGGCTACCCCCAGCACCTGAAGGGGACCGACATACCCCTGGTGGTCCGGGCCTTTCAGTTGCTGGACCGGTTCGAGGGGCTCACCGGGGACCCGTCCTGCCCGCTGGACACCGTGGAGGCCCTGTCCATGCTCTCCATGGAGGCGGGGCGGGAGTACGATCCCAACCTGGTAAAGGCCCTCAAGGAACACCTCCTCAAGCTGGACCAGGAGCGGCTCCAGGTCTGA
- a CDS encoding UvrD-helicase domain-containing protein produces the protein MRGIDGRLREILEANYSPDQLRAVTSTGPVTVVKAGAGTGKTHTLSGRVAYLMATQEGLELDQVAVLTFTEKAAQEMGERIRDILLHWGRELKMPRLEEASRRVGEAYISTIHSFALRLIRENPAEAKLPVDASVAPRCSTDEFRAELAMAFDEMDLRWFTSRLPQDWVPLAQEALSSGWAVEMVNRMGPEELAGLCLEASDTLGATGRLGPKDLWDLTVTREDLKRLVRDLLGTMRDWLHQVGQAIHHLGSVADLPKGELPQLLEEIRREDPALEELLEAVEMGLGLQEVNLNKTGYRSVKEELHQAVEEMGLPWVVPSDKNGPFSVFKKKVKERLSTLTGLCHLDLSGQGEVRLWRELNRLVALGWQAFDHMRLSSGQLSFQDLISTACGLLEGEGPSPFKHVLIDEFQDTDGVQFRLAEALMRRGAHLFVVGDLKQSIYRFRNADLSLFDKVIRLAPVVVSLAESRRSTPQVIDLVNRIFGSAFAHGIDPSTSEEYEPLRPLTEDRSDPLPVVVTPDEGAQSKGEVLRSACASLAKEFLRMHREGHPVRDREGTRPCRWSDFAVLVPTRGSYQAVSAALEDLNIPHALCSSMDFASRFESRDLEALVAALGGDRSPLGALKVAMSPLFGQRMYHLRQSEVGSLAKAGGEVISSLSPISDAAGASWALDHLFKPLHWLSNVRGQDRTRVLLNLRHARELLMEYEAHMGPGAQGAGEYLTQALGNRVEEPEIPPDDAVRVMTVHAAKGLEFPITAVLLKPSQRGGNGDRYRISRRLLAVPSSSLVEDAAGEEGVLAKASSLLEESAEAWESLRLFYVACTRARDRLILVMPDGKDRWGQEVTRALGEDAVRSLRIETPPQAPVERGAESGIGTQPVDAPSRAPALVQMSATSYSLFKFCPAAYRMTFRQGLDPKWGGDFVHRGPGGADLGTLAHWIMSRWDGDPDTIRGAILREEVPQEVLMALEDPGLPELMGWLRDFARSPLGERFRDLLRRGAGREVPFRVTIQGGFRMVGAMDLYLDDPSGPVIRDYKITHQDNPIQELYRHQMLFYGLAVRRITRRDPDMAIWRLRPQEGSFEEIPVETPDWDRMEEELLQVARKAASGPFDGNPGRCPGCPWKMSCAR, from the coding sequence ATGAGAGGGATTGACGGGAGGCTTCGGGAGATCCTGGAGGCCAACTACTCCCCGGACCAGCTGAGGGCGGTGACCTCCACCGGGCCGGTGACGGTTGTCAAGGCCGGGGCCGGGACCGGCAAGACCCACACTCTGAGCGGCCGGGTGGCGTACCTGATGGCCACCCAGGAGGGGCTGGAGCTGGACCAGGTGGCGGTGCTCACCTTCACCGAGAAGGCCGCCCAGGAGATGGGGGAGCGGATCCGGGACATCCTCCTACATTGGGGGAGGGAGCTGAAGATGCCCCGCCTGGAGGAGGCCTCCCGCCGGGTGGGGGAGGCTTACATATCCACCATCCACTCCTTCGCCCTCCGGCTCATAAGGGAGAACCCGGCGGAGGCCAAGCTGCCGGTGGACGCCTCGGTGGCCCCCCGGTGCTCCACCGACGAGTTCCGGGCGGAGCTGGCAATGGCCTTCGACGAGATGGACCTCCGGTGGTTCACCTCCCGGTTGCCGCAGGACTGGGTACCCTTGGCGCAGGAGGCCCTTTCGTCCGGCTGGGCGGTGGAGATGGTGAACCGCATGGGTCCCGAGGAGCTGGCAGGCCTCTGCCTTGAGGCCTCGGACACCCTGGGGGCCACCGGGCGGCTGGGGCCCAAGGACCTGTGGGACCTCACGGTCACTCGGGAGGACCTGAAGCGGCTGGTCCGGGATCTCCTGGGCACCATGCGGGACTGGCTCCATCAGGTGGGGCAGGCGATCCACCACCTCGGCTCCGTGGCGGACCTTCCGAAGGGGGAGCTACCCCAGTTGCTGGAGGAGATCCGGCGGGAGGATCCCGCCCTTGAGGAGCTCCTGGAGGCGGTGGAGATGGGGCTGGGGCTCCAGGAGGTGAACCTCAACAAGACGGGGTATAGGTCCGTCAAGGAGGAGCTGCACCAGGCGGTGGAGGAGATGGGGCTTCCATGGGTGGTCCCCTCGGATAAAAACGGGCCCTTCAGCGTCTTCAAAAAGAAGGTCAAGGAGAGGCTCTCCACCCTGACGGGGCTCTGCCACCTGGACCTGTCGGGCCAGGGGGAGGTCAGGCTGTGGCGGGAGCTCAACCGGCTGGTGGCCCTGGGCTGGCAGGCCTTCGACCACATGAGGCTCTCCTCCGGGCAGCTCTCCTTCCAGGACCTGATCTCCACCGCCTGCGGCCTTTTGGAGGGGGAGGGGCCGTCCCCCTTCAAGCACGTGCTGATCGACGAGTTCCAGGACACCGACGGGGTCCAGTTCAGGCTGGCGGAAGCGCTGATGAGGCGGGGGGCCCACCTGTTCGTGGTGGGGGACCTTAAGCAATCCATCTACCGGTTCCGGAACGCGGACCTGTCCCTGTTCGACAAGGTCATCCGGCTAGCCCCCGTGGTGGTGAGCCTGGCAGAGTCCCGGCGGAGCACCCCACAGGTGATAGACCTGGTGAACCGCATCTTCGGCTCCGCCTTCGCCCATGGGATAGACCCCTCCACCTCCGAGGAGTACGAGCCCCTGAGGCCCCTCACGGAGGACCGGTCCGACCCGCTCCCTGTGGTGGTCACCCCCGATGAGGGGGCCCAGTCCAAGGGGGAGGTCCTCCGGTCCGCCTGCGCCAGCCTGGCCAAGGAGTTCCTCAGGATGCACCGGGAAGGGCACCCGGTGAGGGACCGGGAGGGGACTCGCCCCTGCCGCTGGTCCGACTTCGCCGTCCTGGTCCCCACCAGGGGCAGCTACCAGGCGGTGTCCGCCGCATTGGAGGATCTTAACATCCCTCACGCCCTCTGCTCCTCCATGGATTTCGCCTCCCGGTTCGAGAGCCGGGACCTGGAGGCCCTGGTGGCGGCCCTGGGGGGGGACCGGTCACCGCTGGGGGCCCTCAAGGTGGCCATGAGCCCCCTATTCGGCCAGCGGATGTACCACCTGCGGCAGTCGGAGGTGGGGTCCCTGGCCAAGGCGGGGGGGGAGGTGATCTCCTCCCTCTCCCCCATCTCCGACGCCGCCGGGGCCTCCTGGGCGTTGGACCACCTGTTCAAACCCCTCCACTGGCTCTCCAACGTTAGGGGGCAGGACCGGACCCGGGTGCTGCTCAACCTGCGCCACGCCCGGGAGCTGCTCATGGAGTACGAGGCCCACATGGGGCCCGGCGCCCAAGGGGCTGGGGAGTACCTGACCCAGGCCCTGGGGAATCGGGTGGAGGAGCCGGAGATCCCCCCGGACGACGCGGTGCGGGTCATGACGGTCCACGCCGCCAAGGGGCTCGAGTTCCCCATCACCGCAGTGCTCCTCAAGCCCTCCCAAAGGGGCGGCAACGGGGATCGGTACCGGATCTCCCGGCGGTTGCTGGCGGTCCCCTCCTCCAGCCTGGTGGAAGACGCGGCGGGGGAAGAGGGGGTGCTGGCCAAGGCTAGCTCCCTGCTGGAGGAGTCGGCGGAGGCTTGGGAGTCCCTCCGGCTCTTCTACGTGGCCTGCACTCGGGCCCGGGACCGGCTGATCCTGGTGATGCCCGATGGGAAAGACCGGTGGGGCCAGGAGGTGACCCGGGCCCTGGGGGAGGATGCAGTAAGGTCCCTCAGGATCGAGACGCCCCCCCAGGCCCCGGTGGAGCGGGGGGCTGAATCGGGCATTGGGACCCAGCCGGTGGACGCCCCATCCAGGGCGCCAGCCCTGGTGCAGATGTCCGCCACCTCCTACAGCCTCTTCAAGTTCTGCCCCGCCGCCTACCGGATGACTTTCCGGCAGGGGCTGGACCCCAAGTGGGGGGGGGACTTCGTCCACCGGGGCCCCGGGGGGGCCGACCTGGGGACCCTGGCCCACTGGATAATGAGCCGCTGGGACGGGGATCCGGACACGATCCGGGGGGCCATACTCCGGGAGGAGGTGCCCCAGGAGGTGCTGATGGCCCTGGAGGACCCGGGCCTTCCGGAGCTGATGGGGTGGCTCCGGGACTTCGCCCGCTCCCCCCTGGGGGAGCGTTTCCGGGACCTCCTCCGGCGGGGGGCCGGAAGGGAGGTTCCGTTCCGGGTCACCATCCAGGGGGGCTTCAGGATGGTGGGGGCCATGGACCTATACCTGGACGACCCATCCGGGCCGGTGATCCGGGACTACAAGATAACCCACCAGGACAACCCGATCCAGGAGCTCTACCGGCACCAGATGCTCTTCTACGGCCTGGCGGTGCGTCGCATAACCCGCAGGGACCCGGACATGGCCATATGGCGCCTCAGGCCCCAGGAGGGCTCCTTCGAGGAGATACCGGTGGAGACCCCGGACTGGGATCGAATGGAGGAGGAACTGCTACAGGTGGCCCGAAAGGCCGCCAGCGGCCCCTTCGACGGTAACCCGGGTAGATGTCCCGGATGTCCGTGGAAGATGAGTTGCGCCAGGTAA
- a CDS encoding tetratricopeptide repeat protein, whose product MSDDRIEELLERLYDASDDDEIRSISREILKLDPTHPSARVALWTLKDEEEALRSVGDLEEALDEVIKRMGGRPEGIYDENPLTPTYGEALMHLAAANHSLERYDRAEACARDLVAFDPEEEAFPGRLILYRTLLDKGDWDLILDTYDQDGIDSPAGAHARAIALIEKDAPEGEIWEAVLEAFSLAPDLPFVILGLEALPDDEEGEYDQTFHQAAYLDAPWNSSDDRLVYLYLTALLVGVLTGRLEMDEAEDLEDLLREHPKGEALRRLITFGGPRPDEPSELDQWAIGKLMEVLVD is encoded by the coding sequence ATGAGCGATGACAGGATAGAGGAACTGCTGGAGCGTCTGTACGACGCCTCCGACGACGATGAGATCCGCTCCATCTCCCGGGAGATCCTCAAGCTGGATCCCACCCACCCCTCCGCCCGGGTGGCCCTCTGGACCCTGAAGGACGAGGAGGAGGCCCTAAGGTCCGTGGGGGACCTGGAGGAGGCGCTGGACGAGGTAATCAAGCGCATGGGGGGCAGGCCGGAGGGTATCTACGACGAGAACCCCCTGACCCCCACCTACGGGGAGGCGCTCATGCACCTGGCGGCGGCCAACCACTCCCTGGAGAGGTACGACAGGGCGGAGGCCTGCGCCAGAGACCTGGTGGCCTTCGACCCCGAGGAGGAGGCATTCCCCGGCAGGCTCATCCTATACAGGACCCTGCTGGACAAGGGGGACTGGGACCTGATCCTGGACACCTACGACCAGGACGGCATCGACAGCCCCGCGGGGGCCCACGCCAGGGCCATAGCCCTCATCGAGAAGGATGCCCCGGAGGGCGAGATCTGGGAGGCGGTGCTGGAAGCCTTCTCCCTGGCTCCGGACCTGCCCTTCGTAATCCTGGGCCTGGAGGCCCTGCCGGACGACGAGGAGGGGGAGTACGACCAGACTTTCCACCAGGCGGCGTACCTGGACGCCCCCTGGAACTCCAGCGACGATCGGCTGGTCTACCTCTACCTCACCGCCCTGCTGGTGGGGGTCCTCACCGGCCGGCTGGAGATGGACGAGGCGGAGGACCTGGAGGACCTGCTGAGGGAGCACCCCAAGGGGGAGGCATTGCGCCGCCTGATCACCTTCGGGGGCCCCAGGCCCGACGAGCCGTCCGAGCTGGACCAGTGGGCCATAGGCAAGCTCATGGAGGTCCTGGTGGACTGA